In a single window of the Arthrobacter sp. StoSoilA2 genome:
- a CDS encoding F0F1 ATP synthase subunit delta codes for MAGISSESLTTALAQLEAKLPFASLQLAKDLFGILGTVDSSAGLRRALTDPSRSGDEKSALVKQLVSGKVSADAAEIAGGLAGLRWASARDIGDALETLAATVVIAVAENKSAVSASGITGLEELENDLFAFNQAVASSHEVQRALSEPQASAAAKVVLAEKLVPGSSEEAKVLIGQAVTQPRGVKPSKLVESFAKLAAKRQQRWIATVSVTRPLTETQASRLQAGLNALYGRELKVNVNVDPRLIGGIRVQVGDEVLDASVIGRLTDLRRQLAV; via the coding sequence ATGGCAGGTATATCGAGCGAATCGCTGACCACGGCGCTGGCGCAGTTGGAAGCCAAGCTTCCTTTTGCCTCGCTGCAGTTGGCAAAGGACCTCTTCGGAATCCTGGGAACGGTGGACAGCTCGGCTGGCTTGCGCCGCGCCCTGACTGACCCGTCCCGTAGTGGAGACGAGAAGTCGGCGCTGGTCAAGCAGCTGGTTAGCGGAAAAGTCTCCGCTGATGCTGCTGAAATCGCGGGCGGACTGGCTGGCTTGCGCTGGGCATCTGCACGCGATATCGGCGATGCACTCGAGACTCTTGCCGCCACGGTTGTCATTGCCGTAGCTGAAAACAAGTCGGCCGTTTCTGCCTCTGGTATTACGGGGCTGGAAGAGCTGGAAAACGATCTGTTTGCTTTCAACCAGGCCGTCGCTTCCAGCCACGAAGTACAACGTGCTCTGTCTGAGCCGCAGGCATCCGCCGCGGCCAAGGTGGTCCTGGCCGAGAAACTTGTTCCTGGCAGCAGCGAGGAAGCAAAGGTTCTCATTGGCCAGGCCGTAACTCAGCCGCGCGGTGTCAAGCCGAGCAAGCTCGTCGAGTCCTTCGCCAAGCTTGCAGCCAAGCGTCAGCAGCGCTGGATTGCAACTGTCAGCGTTACCCGTCCGTTGACGGAAACGCAGGCCAGCCGTCTGCAGGCCGGGCTGAATGCCCTGTACGGCCGCGAGCTGAAGGTCAACGTCAATGTTGACCCCCGCCTGATTGGTGGAATCCGGGTTCAGGTGGGTGATGAAGTGCTTGACGCTTCTGTTATCGGCCGCCTGACCGACCTCCGCCGTCAGCTCGCTGTCTAG
- a CDS encoding F0F1 ATP synthase subunit B, with the protein MNQLIISAATEGEEAANPLVPNVWEMGVVLVGFAVLLYIVVKFIVPMFEKTFAERAEAIEGGIAKAEKAQAEASAALEEYKQQLTDARAEANRIREEARAEGAQILADLKAKAAAESARITEQAHAAIESERQAAVVSLRSEVGTLATTLAGRIVGEALTDDERAARVVDRFLADLETQNAGAAK; encoded by the coding sequence ATGAATCAGCTGATCATCTCAGCCGCCACTGAAGGCGAAGAGGCCGCTAACCCTCTCGTTCCCAATGTTTGGGAAATGGGCGTCGTCCTCGTCGGCTTTGCTGTCCTCCTGTACATCGTGGTCAAGTTCATTGTCCCGATGTTCGAGAAGACCTTCGCAGAGCGCGCCGAAGCGATTGAAGGTGGCATCGCAAAGGCAGAAAAGGCACAGGCCGAAGCTTCTGCAGCTCTTGAAGAGTACAAGCAGCAGCTCACCGACGCCCGCGCCGAAGCCAACCGGATCCGCGAAGAAGCACGCGCTGAAGGCGCCCAGATCCTCGCGGACCTCAAGGCCAAGGCTGCTGCCGAGTCTGCCCGCATCACCGAGCAGGCACACGCTGCCATTGAGTCCGAGCGCCAGGCAGCCGTTGTCTCGCTTCGCTCAGAGGTTGGCACTTTGGCTACCACGTTGGCTGGCCGCATCGTTGGTGAAGCACTCACTGATGATGAGCGTGCCGCACGCGTTGTGGACCGCTTCCTGGCAGATCTGGAGACCCAGAACGCAGGTGCAGCTAAGTAA
- the atpE gene encoding ATP synthase F0 subunit C: MEGNLNLVGYGLSAIGGGIGVGLVFAAYINGVARQPEAQRVLQPIAFLGLALTEALAILGLVFAFVL, translated from the coding sequence ATGGAAGGCAATCTCAACCTCGTAGGTTACGGTCTGTCCGCAATCGGCGGTGGTATCGGTGTGGGTCTCGTATTCGCGGCTTACATCAACGGTGTTGCTCGTCAGCCGGAAGCTCAGCGCGTGCTGCAGCCGATCGCATTCCTTGGTCTGGCACTGACCGAAGCTCTTGCCATCCTCGGCCTCGTCTTCGCTTTCGTTCTCTAG
- the atpB gene encoding F0F1 ATP synthase subunit A: MIALALPAQDSGSFTPPGIDEMHLPAILPWGAHDGFSKQMLLVILSVVIIATFFILAARKQQLVPGKLQFAGEMAYGFVRNSIAKDIIGGKDFIKYVPLLFSLFFFILVNNIYGAIPLIQLPSFSHVGGAYVLAGIVYFTWIAIGIKKNGLKYFKLATVPSGVPWYILPIVVPIEIISNFLVRPVTHSLRLFATMLAGHLIVMLAGSGIEFLIMQENVLLKGTSVLVLVGAIAMYMLEALIMALQAYVFTLLTAIYIEGALHADSH, from the coding sequence CCCGGAATCGACGAAATGCACCTGCCGGCAATCCTGCCTTGGGGTGCGCACGATGGCTTCTCCAAGCAGATGCTGCTGGTGATCCTTTCGGTCGTCATTATCGCTACATTCTTCATCCTCGCTGCACGTAAGCAGCAGCTGGTTCCCGGCAAGCTGCAGTTCGCAGGCGAAATGGCCTATGGCTTCGTCCGCAACAGCATCGCCAAGGACATCATCGGCGGCAAGGACTTCATCAAGTACGTCCCGCTGTTGTTCAGCTTGTTCTTCTTCATTCTGGTGAACAACATCTACGGCGCCATCCCGCTGATCCAGCTCCCGAGCTTCTCGCACGTTGGCGGCGCCTATGTGCTGGCCGGCATCGTGTACTTCACCTGGATTGCCATTGGCATCAAGAAGAACGGGCTGAAGTATTTCAAGCTCGCAACCGTTCCCTCCGGTGTGCCGTGGTACATCCTGCCGATCGTTGTTCCGATTGAAATCATCTCCAACTTCCTGGTCCGCCCCGTTACGCACAGCCTCCGTCTGTTCGCGACCATGCTGGCCGGCCACCTGATCGTCATGCTCGCCGGTTCCGGTATTGAGTTCCTGATCATGCAGGAGAACGTCCTTTTGAAGGGCACCTCGGTTCTCGTCCTTGTTGGCGCTATCGCCATGTACATGCTCGAGGCCCTCATCATGGCCCTGCAGGCCTACGTGTTCACGCTGCTGACCGCGATCTACATTGAAGGCGCCCTGCACGCCGACAGCCACTAG